Proteins encoded by one window of Cylindrospermum stagnale PCC 7417:
- a CDS encoding DUF4870 domain-containing protein, translated as MQREKPKQQMRIWAMLCHLSALLAWIILCCFIFLGLPLFLPVNLLPPLMIWQLKKAQYPWIDLQGKEALNFQISLTFYTFIIIIISLFFMVTSFGLAVTSNQASNHVNTTLDSLLIVFMMFILFILSVQLFLVTFAGIKAYNGEHYRYPLTIRVLR; from the coding sequence ATGCAACGAGAAAAACCAAAACAACAAATGCGTATATGGGCGATGTTGTGTCATCTCTCAGCGCTTTTAGCATGGATAATCTTGTGTTGTTTTATTTTTCTCGGTTTGCCGTTATTTTTACCAGTAAATCTTTTGCCACCATTGATGATTTGGCAATTAAAAAAAGCACAATACCCCTGGATTGATCTTCAAGGTAAAGAGGCTTTGAACTTTCAAATCTCATTGACGTTTTATACTTTTATTATCATCATAATCTCTTTGTTTTTTATGGTAACCAGTTTTGGTCTTGCAGTGACTAGCAATCAGGCATCAAATCATGTAAATACCACCTTAGATAGTTTACTAATTGTGTTCATGATGTTTATTTTATTCATCCTGTCAGTACAATTATTTCTGGTGACCTTTGCAGGCATCAAAGCATACAATGGAGAGCATTATCGATATCCTTTGACGATTCGAGTTTTGCGGTAA
- a CDS encoding Gfo/Idh/MocA family protein, which yields MIGVAIVGTGFGQKVHIPGFQAHPQTEVVAVYHRDINQARAIAAAHHIPHACDRLADIVALPAVQAVSISTPPFLHDEMAKTVLQAGKHLLLEKPTTLNATESKELYQLAKKQGVLAAVDFEFRFVPGWQFFAQLLSTDYLGELRLIKIDWFGSSRADASRPWNWYSEQDKGGGALGSLGSHAFDYIHWLFGPVRRLNAHLSTAIPARINPATGELKPVETDDTCMLSLELTNGTPCQVAISAAVYASRTHWIEVYGDRGTLILGSENQKDYIHGFRVWGNKPGKPLTEIEIPQELLFPQNYADGRISAFIRVVDQWVQGIETHQEITPSLREGVYSQLLMDLSHESHKTASWVDVPNLAEFLD from the coding sequence ATGATTGGAGTGGCAATTGTCGGCACCGGATTTGGTCAAAAAGTCCACATTCCCGGATTTCAAGCACATCCTCAAACCGAGGTAGTTGCCGTTTATCATCGAGATATTAATCAAGCTAGAGCCATAGCAGCAGCGCATCATATCCCCCACGCCTGCGATCGCCTTGCAGACATTGTTGCTTTGCCAGCAGTGCAAGCAGTCAGCATCTCTACACCGCCATTTCTGCATGATGAAATGGCAAAAACAGTGCTGCAAGCTGGGAAACATTTATTACTCGAAAAACCGACAACTTTAAATGCCACTGAGTCCAAAGAACTTTATCAGTTAGCTAAAAAACAAGGCGTCTTAGCCGCTGTAGACTTTGAATTTCGCTTTGTCCCAGGGTGGCAATTTTTTGCTCAACTGTTGTCAACAGATTATCTAGGTGAGTTGCGCTTAATTAAAATTGATTGGTTTGGTTCCTCTCGTGCAGATGCTTCCCGCCCTTGGAATTGGTATTCTGAGCAAGATAAGGGCGGTGGTGCATTGGGGTCTTTGGGTTCCCATGCCTTTGATTACATTCACTGGCTATTTGGCCCAGTACGCAGATTAAACGCCCATTTGAGTACTGCCATTCCAGCGAGAATTAACCCAGCTACCGGGGAATTAAAGCCAGTGGAGACAGACGACACCTGTATGTTATCGCTGGAATTGACAAATGGTACACCTTGCCAAGTTGCTATCAGTGCAGCGGTATATGCATCGAGAACCCATTGGATAGAAGTATATGGCGATCGCGGGACGTTAATTTTAGGCAGTGAAAATCAAAAAGATTATATACATGGATTTCGGGTTTGGGGGAACAAGCCTGGTAAACCCCTGACGGAAATCGAAATCCCCCAGGAGTTACTGTTTCCGCAAAATTATGCTGATGGACGAATTTCTGCATTTATCCGCGTTGTCGATCAATGGGTGCAGGGAATCGAAACTCACCAGGAAATTACACCATCCCTGCGCGAAGGAGTTTATTCCCAGTTGTTGATGGATTTATCCCATGAATCTCATAAAACAGCAAGCTGGGTAGATGTACCCAATTTGGCAGAATTTCTGGACTAG